The nucleotide sequence GGTGATCGCCGACGCGAGCGGTCCGGTCGCGCTCGCCGGGATCATGGGCGGGCAGGCGACCAGCGTCGAGCGCGCCACCGTCGACGTCTTCCTCGAAGCCGCGTTCTTCGCCCCCGCAGCGATCGCCGGGCGTGCGCGTCGCCTGGGGCTTTCGACCGATTCGGCGCACCGCTTCGAGCGCGGCGTCGATTTCGGTGCGATCCACGCGGCGATGGAGCGCGCGACGCAACTGCTGCTCGACATCTGTGGCGGTCAGCCGGGGCCGATCAGCGAGGTCACGGGTTCGCTGCCGCGGCGCGAGCCGATCGAGCTGCGTCTTTCCCGCCTGCGCCGCGTTGCCGGCGTCGAGCTTGGCGCCGATCAGGTCATCCGGGATCTCGCCGCGCTCGGCTGTGTCGTCGAGCAGGCGGATGAGCGTCTCGTCGTTACCCCGCCGAGCTTTCGCTTCGACCTCGCGATCGAGGAAGACCTGATCGAGGAGGCCGTCCGTCTGTTCGGCTACGACCGCATTCCGGCGCGGCCGCCCGCCGCGCCCTCGCGCATGCTTGCGCAAGACGAAACGCGGATCGCCGACGACGCGCTGCGGCAAAAGATGGTCGACCTCGATTATCAGGAGGTCATCACCTACAGCTTCGTCGATCCGGCAGGGGAGCAGGCGCTCGACCCCGACGTACGCCTGCTCACGCTCGCGAACCCGATCGCGAGCCAGCTTTCGGTCATGCGTACGACGCTATGGGGCGGACTGATCGAGACGCTGCGCCACAACCTGAACCGTCAGCAGGAGCGGGTGCGGATCTTCGAACTCGGGAGGGTGTACGCCTCGCTCGCCGAGCAGCCGCGGAAGCTCGGCGGCCTGGCCTACGGCGAAGCGCTGCCCGAGCAGTGGGGCGTGCCGGGGCGACGCGTCGATTTCTTCGACGTCAAGGGCGACCTCGAGCGGCTTTTCGGGCAGCCGCTCGACGCCGGGCGCGGCGAGCATCCTGCGCTTCATCCCGGGCAAAGCGCCGCGCTCTGGGTGGACGGTCACCGCGGGGGCTGGATCGGCGCCCTGCATCCGCGTCTGGTGCAGGCGTTCGACCTCGCCGCCGCGCCGGTATTGTTCGAGCTCGACAGCGAAATCCTTGCCCGGCGTGCGTTGCCGCGACACGCGGGGCTGTCGCGCTTTCCGCAGGTCCGCCGCGATCTTGCCTTCGTCCTGGACGCCGGCCTTGCCGCGGGCGACTTGCTCGCGGCGCTACGTGAAGCGGCGCCGGCATCGATACGCGCGATCGAAGTGTTCGACGACTACCGGGGAAAGGGTGTGGATCAGAACCAAAAAAGCCTTGCAATACGGGTAGTTATGCAAGATACTGAACGCACATTGACGGATCGGGATGTCGACGAAGCGGTGCAGAAACTGGTCGACGCCGCCGCCCGTCGGTGCAGCGCCACGCTGCGCGCATGACTGATTTTTCACCTGCCATTGCGGCCTCTACACCATGACGACTCTCACCAAAGCTGATCTGGCCGAACTGCTGTTCGAAAAAGTGGGCTTGAACAAACGCGAGGCGAAGGACGTCGTCGAATCGTTTTTCGATGAAATCCGTCTCGCGCTCGAGAAGGGCGACATCGTCAAGCTCTCGGGCTTCGGCAACTTCCAGTGTCGCGAGAAGCCGCAGCGCCCCGGACGCAATCCGAAGACCGGCGAGGAAATGCCGATCTCGGCTCGCCGCGTGGTGACCTTCCACGCCAGTCAGAAACTCAAGTCGCAGGTCGAAGGCGCCCGAATTGGAACGCCCAGCCAAGAGTGAACTCCCGCCGATTCCGGCGAAACGCTATTTCACGATCGGTGAAGTCTCCGAGCTGTGCGCCGTCAAGGCGCACGTGCTGCGTTACTGGGAGCAGGAATTCTCCCAGTTGCGGCCGGTCAAGCGGAGGGGCAATCGGCGCTACTACCAGCACCACGAAGTCCTGCTGATCCGGCGCATCCGCGAACTCCTCTACGAAGAAGGTTTCACGATCAGCGGTGCGCGCCAACGCCTCGAACATGACGCCGATTCGGCGCCGAGCCCTGCGCCGGCAGGCGCGACGACCGGCCTCGATGTCGGCGAACTGCGCAGCGAACTCGCCGCGATTCTGAAAATATTAGGTTAACAGGCTTACGCCGGACGCGACTCCTCTGCTAGAATCTCGGGCTTCGTCGGGGCGTAGCGCAGCCTGGTAGCGCACCTGCATGGGGTGCAGGGGGTCGGAAGTTCGAATCTTCTCGCCCCGACCAATCAACACAAGAAGCAGGGTCGGGTCATACCGACCCTTTTTCTTTTGCGGCAATCAAAACCGGATGCGTGAAAGGGTCTGCAAAGCGCGCCGGACGCACTAGAGTGTTTAGTTGTTGTTTCAGTTTGTTCAATATCAGGAGAGAGTTATGGAACATACCTTGCCCGCACTGCCTTTTGCTATGGACGCGCTCGAGCCGCACATGTCGAAGGAGACCTTCGAATACCACTACGCCAAGCACCATCAGGCCTACGTCACGAATCTCAACAACCTGATCAAGGGTGGCGAATTCGAGAGCAAGTCCCTCGAGGACATCGTCAAGACCGCTCCGGCCGGCGGCATCTACAACAATGCGGCGCAAGTCTGGAACCACACCTTCTTCTGGAACTGTCTGACCCCCAACGGTGGCGGTGCCCCGAGCGGCGCGCTCGCTGACGCGATCAACAAGAAGTGGGGTTCGCTCGACGAATTCAAGAAGGCCTTCCAGACCAGCGCCGTCGGCAACTTCGGCTCCGGCTGGACCTGGCTCGTCAAGAAGGCCGACGGCTCGGTCGACATCGTCAACATGGGCGCCGCCGGCACCCCGCTGACCACCGGCGACAAGGCCCTGTTGTGCGTCGACGTGTGGGAGCACGCCTACTACATCGACTACCGCAACCTGCGTCCCAAGTTCGTCGAGACCTTCCTCAACAACATGGTGAACTGGAAGTTTGCCGAAGCGAATTTCGCTTAAGCTGCTTTGCGCGCATCGCGCTTCTGCATAGGCATCAAAAACCGGGACCGAGTGTCCCGGTTTTGTTTGGCAGGCGACGCCGCGGCCGCAAAATTGGATCGCCGTATGCGTCGATCTGCAACCGCTTGTGAGGTAACTGATGGCCTACCGGCCCAAGGCTTTCTCCCGGTGCGGACGGATTTGTTCTTCAACTGAGGCAAACTCTGACTCGAACTCCTGCCGCAGAGCAGCCAACCGCACTACGTTCCCGTGGAGCTTGGCGAGGGTCGCGGCGAGATCTTCCGAAGATGAGCGGCGCAATAGACTCGGATTCTCGATAAGCCTTGACGCCTCTTCGCTCAGGTCGGGTATTTCGCCTTTCTTTTTCTCGACCTTGGCAAGAGCGCTGATTTCCAGTCCGCTTTTGGAACGACCAGCCAAGGCAAACAGGCTCTGATATCCATTTACGAGCCGAGACGAGCTTGCTTCCAGTCGCTGGTGTTCTGCGAGTACACCTTGAGCCGTACCTATGACATCGCGGATAAGGCCACGGACCTCCACTGCGTGCGCTTCACGAGCAGACGTCTCCGCGGCATTTGCAGATCGAGGGCCGTGGCGGCGGAGACCGCGGCAACAGCCAAGGAGAGCAGTCCTGTAATGGCACCAATGATTGCAACGGTATTGCTGCTTTCGTCAGCCACGTCATCCCCCTTTTTTGACGCCTAATGGTTATTCAACAGACCCCAAGAGTCCGATCCTTCCGACATATAGAGCGAGGTAATTCTCACGGAGCTTTTGATCCCTAAGATCTACTGATTGGGGGTTTCGATATTACGTTATGAAAAACCCGACGGCCTGGGTAATTTCGATCGGCGTGGCCTTATCCATCATTGATTGGCCGGTGCGCATCCTGTGTCAGCCTCGGGATCTCGCGATAGCCACCCGCAGCCAGCGTCCGTGCTTCATCCAGCAGTCCCGTGGCATCCGCGTCTGCCGCGGCGGCGCCGTCAAGCAGGCGCAGCATCGTGGTCCAGTGGGCGCGCTGATTCGCCACCGTCTTCGGCGCCGCGTAGCCCTGACGCCGCAAGTCGGCGGCGCGACTGACGAGGCGGAACTTCGCGGCTTCGAGCTGTGGCGGCAACGGCAGGGAAAGATCGAACGCGACGTCGAGGCGGTAGGGTGCTTCGATCTCCCGCTCCTGCTGCGGCGGCGGGCGCCACGACAGTTCGTCGGGCGCGGGCGCGATGCACGCGGGGTCGAGCGGGAATTTGTAGAAGCCCCACTTGGCACCCATCCAGCATTCGAGCAGCACGCGCTCGTCGTCGACCGTGCACAGTTCGCTCTTGGGTGTTGCGACTTCGGCCTCGCCGGGAAGCGGGCCATAGGCGCGGGGGTCGCGCTTCCACTTCGAAAAATCGCGATCGGGAGGCGCGCCGTAGTCCGCTTCGAGTGCGCGCCAGATTGCGATGAAGGCGCGGTAATCACGCTGGTAGTCCGGATTGCGGCGCAGGAATTCCCAAGCCCACTGGTCGCGCGTGAGGGTCGCGCAGTAGGCATAGGCATCTGCGGTCATGTTCAGATCGGCAGCAGGATCATGCTGGCGACGTTGACGACGCCGAAGCGGATCGCGCGGTTGTTCTTGTCTTCGACGATTTTCGCCAACGTGTCCTGCAGGCCGATGAGCTTGCCGAATTCGCGCTCGAAGCTGAGATTGGCGACGCCCTTGTCGTCGACGCCGTTTGCGAGCAGCAGCGGTTTCCCGCCCCGGTCGCGTGCGGTGGCGAGTCGCCAGACGATGGCCTCGGTGTTGCGCGCGGCGTTGTAGAACTTCTGCGGATCGAGTTCCGAGAGCAGGTAGAACTCGGTCTCGTGGTTGTAGGCGGCCATGTGCATCACGAGCAGGCCGCCCATGAGGGCTTCGACGCGATTGCCGGCGTAGTCCTCGCGCAGCGCATCGAGTACGCTCGCTTCCCAATTGATCGAGCGTTGCGACGATGAGCGCCAGTTCGGCAGCGCTTCGAACAGCGCATCGGTCGCGGCTTCGGCGCTCCTGAATCCCGCTTTGCGCCATTCGCCCGGGTTGCGGCGATAGAGCTTGAGCGTCAGCGTCTTCAGTGCTGTTGCGACTTCGTGTTGATGGATCTCGACGACCGTGTCGACGTCGCTCTTCACGAGTTCTTTGAGGCTGAACCCGCGCAGGCTGCTGCTGCCATCCTTGCGCTGAATCGGCTGGCCACCGCAGGCGGCGAGCAGTCCGGCGACGAGCAGGTAGACAAGGAGGGCAGGACCCGGTTTCACGAAGAGCAGCTTACTTCGATCCTTTTCGCCCAGTCCGGCGGCTCGGCCGCGTAAGCCTCGAACGCCGGCTGTTCGTCGAAGGGACGGGCGAGCAGACGATGCAGGCGCTCGACTTCGCTGTAGTCGCGCAGATCGGCGGCCCGGCGAATCGCGTTCTCCGCGAGGTAGTTGCGCAGGATGTATTTCGGATTGCGTGTGCGCATCGTGGCGGCGCGTTCGGCGTCAGGCTGGCCGTGCTGCCGCAAGGCCGCGCCGTAGCGCACGGCCCAGGCGTCGAACGCGGCGCGGTCGAGGAAGAGATCGCGCAGCGGTGCGTTGCCCGCATCCGCCTGGCTGTCGAAAGCGCACAGTTTGCGCAGGAAGATCGTGTAGTCGACGCGATTGCCGGCCAGCAGCTGTAGCGCGTCCGTGATCAAGGGCACGGTGTCGTCGCCCGGTGCGAGGCCGAACTTGGCGGCCATCCGTGCAAGGTAGGCGCGGCCGAAGGCCTGCGGGTACTCGCTGATCGCCTGCGACGCGGTCTCGACCGACATCAGCGGCACAAGCGCCTGCGCGAGCTTGGTGAGATTCCACGCGGCGACGTCTGGCTGCTGGTCGAAGGCGTAGCGCCCGCCGGTGTCCGAATGATTGCAGACGAAGCCGGGGTCGAAGGCGTCGAGAAAGCCGAAAGGGCCGTAGTCGAGCGTGAGGCCGAGAATCGACATGTTGTCGGTGTTCATCACGCCGTGCGAGAAGCCGACCGCCTGCCATTGCGCCATGAGTTCGGCCGTGCGCAGCGAAACCTGGCGCAGGAACTCGGGGTAGGGGTCGGCGAGCGTCTTGAGTTCGGGGTAGTAGCGCGCGATGACGTAATCGGCGAGATGCCGGATCGGCTCGACCTGGTTGCGGTAGTAGAACACCTCGAACGAGCCGAAGCGCACGAAGCTCGGGGCGAGCCGCGTGACGAGTGCAGCGGTCTCCTCGTCCTCGCGGTAGACCGGGTGGTCGCTGCCGACGACCGCGAGTGCGCGCGTGGTCGGAATGTCGAGCGCGTGCATCGCCTCGGAGCAGAGAAATTCGCGGATGCTCGAGCGCAGCACCGCACGCCCGTCGCCGCCGCGCGAATAGGGGGTGCGCCCGGCGCCCTTGAGCTGGATCTCCCAACCCTCGCCGGCGCGGTTCCTGACTTCGCCCAGGAGGATCGCGCGGCCGTCGCCGAGCTGCGGCACGTAATGGCCGAACTGGTGGCCGGCGTAGAGTGCGGCGATGGCGTCCATGCCGGGCAGCAGGCGATTGCCGGCGAGCGTCTCGATCGTTTCGGGCCGCTTCAGTTCAGTTGCGTCGAGATCGAGCAGCGACAGTGCCTCGGGGCTGTAGCAGACGAGATAGGGATCGGGCACCGGTGTCGGGCAGACGCGCGCGTAATAGGTCTCGGGCAGACGGGCGAAGCCGTTGTCGAAGGTGAGCGATTCAAGCGTGGCCATGCGCAAATTCTACGGGCTCGCGGCGCGGACCCGACCCGGCCGACGAAGGGGATAAACGCGGCGAGACTCGGCGTCAGCCGGTTTCGCATGCGCCATACAACTGCACCGCGAAGCCCTCGTGCTCCCAGTGCCGCGCGCATTGCCAGCCTGCGGATTCGGCCAGCGCCGCGAATTCGTCGCCGCGGTATTTGTACGAATGCTCGGTATGCAGCGTCTCGCCGAGCGCGAAGCGGAAGGATTCGCCCGCGACCCGCACCGTCTGTTCCGCGAGGCTGACGAGATGCATCTCGACGCGGCCGCGCACGGGCTGATAGAACGCATAGTGGCGAAAGCGCGCGAGGTCGAAATCGGCGTCGAGTTCGCGATTGAGCCGCGTCAGCAGGTTGAGGTTGAACGCGGCGGTCATCCCGGCCGCGTCGTTGTACGCTGCGTGCAGCCGCAGCGGATCCTTCTTCAGGTCGAAACCGATGAGCAGCCGTCCCTGCCGGCCAGCCAAGTCGCGGAAGCGCGCGAGCAGGGCCTTCACGGCTTCCGGTTCGAAATTCCCGATGCTCGAGCCCGGGTAGTAGACGAGCCGCCGCCCCGAAGGGAGCCACCGGGCGGCCGCTTCGAGATCGCGCAGAAAATCCATCGACAAGGCGGACACGGCGAGCCCGGGATGGTCGCGCGCGACGGCTTCGGCAGCCGCCGCCAGGGGGGCGCCGGCGATGTCGATGACGACGAGGCTCTTCGGATGCAGCGCACCAAGCAGCTGCCTCACCTTGACGCAGTCCCCTGCGCCGGGCTCGATGATGCAGTCGACTTCGCCCACGGCGTCGGCGATCTCGGGCAGATGGGCCGCCATGAGACTTTGCTCGGTGCGGCACAGCGTGTATTCGGGCTGTGCGCAGATCGCGTCGAACAGTCGGCAGCCGGCGGCATCGTAGAAATATTTCGGCGGAATTGCCTTCGGATGCGCGGCAAGTCCCGCGAGGACCTCGCCGCGCACGTCGTCGTGGGCGGCGGGATAGTCCTGGAAGGCGAAGGCCACTAGGGGCGGACCGTGACCCGGCTGCCGGCGCCGAGGCGGCCGATTTCCGCAGCGTCCGCGAAGCCGTGGCGATGAAAGATATCGAGCACGGTGTCGCGCGCAGCGGGATCGCAGCTCACGAGCAGTCCGCCGCTCGTCTGCGGGTCGGTGAGCAATGCGCGTTGCCACTCGGGCATGGCGTCGGGCAACACGACTTCGCCGCCGTAGCTCGCCCAGTTGCGTGCGCTCGCGCCTGTGACGTGGCCACCTTGCGCCAGCTCGCCGACGCCCGGCAACAGCGGCAGACGACCGAGTTCGACCTCGGCCGACAACCCCGACGCCCGCGTGATCTCGAGCAGATGGCCGAGCAGGCCGAAGCCCGTGATGTCGGTCATCGCATGAACGCCGGCGGCGTCCGCGAGTTCGCCGCCCGGGGTATTCAGCTGCGTCGTCGCGGCGATCATTGCCGCATACTGGGCGTCGCTCAGCAGGCCTTTTTTCAGCGCCGCGCTGTAGACACCGACGCCAAGCGGCTTGCCGAGGACCAGGCTGTCGCCCGCGCGGCCGCCCGCGTTCTGCTTGACCCTGCGCGGGTTCACTACGCCGATGCCCACCAGACCATAGATCGGCTCCGGTGCGTCGATCGAGTGGCCGCCGGCGATCGGCACGCCTGCGGCTTTGCAGACCGCTTCGCCGCCGGCGAGAATCTGCCGGATCACCTCGTTCGGCAGCCTGCCGATCGGCATGCCGACGATCGCGAGCGCAAAAAGCGGCCGCCCGCCCATGGCGTAGACGTCGGAGAGCGCGTTGGTCGCGGCGATCCGTCCGAACTCGAAGGGGTCGTCGACGATGGGCATGAAGAAGTCGGTCGTCGCGACGATCGCCTGCTCGTCGTTGAGCTTGTAGACCGCCGCGTCGTCGCCGTGCTCGATCCCGACGAGCAGATCGGGGTAGGCGGCCGCCACGTGCGAGGAGAAGGGTGTGTCGGCGAGGATGTCGCGCAGCACGGCCGGGGCGATCTTGCAGCCGCAGCCGCCGCCGTGCGAGAACTGGGTGAGACGGATCGGAAGAGCGGTGGTGTCGTTCATGTTCGGGTCTGTGAGAAGTGGGCGCCGCACGCATGGGCTAAAGTGTTTTATACAACATGAACGCAACTCGACCTATCAGCGGCTACCGCGCCGATCAACTCGTCGCCCGCCTCGCCGAGGCGCGCGGGCGCCTGCAAAGCCTGATCGATCGCCTGCCGGAAAACAACGGCTGGCTCGGACCCAAGGCGCCGCACCTCAATCCGCCGCTGTGGGAATACGGGCACATCGTCTGGTTCCAGGAGCGCTGGTGTCTGCGCGAGGGCGCGGACGGCGGCCGGGCCGAAAGTCTTCTGCCCGGCGCCGACGCGCTCTACGACTCGTCGAGCGTCGCCCACGACACGCGCTGGGACCTCGCGCTGCCCGCGCCCGAGGCCGTCGACGCCTATGCGGCGCGCGTCGCCGACGCCGTGGCGGCGCGCCTTCACACCGCGCTCGACGACCGGCTCGCGTATTTCGCCGAACTGAGCCTCTATCACGAACTCATGCACGTCGAGGCGTGGTGGATGGCCTTCCAGAACCTCGGCTACGCGCCGCCGGCGTCGCTCGAACGCGTGGCGCGCACACCCTCGCGTCGCCTCGCGTTCGCCGGCGGCGAGATCGATCTCGGCAGCAGTGCCGACGCCGGCTTCATTTTCGACAACGAAAAGTGGCGTCATCCGGCGGCGTACGCCGCGTTCGACATCGACGCGTCGCCGGTCGGCGAAGCCGAGTTCGCCGAATTCGTCGACACCGGCGGCTACCAGCAGCGTGCGCTATGGACCGACGAGGGATGGCAGTGGCGCGCTGCGAATGGCGCGCAGCATCCCATGTACTGGCGGCCCGCGGACGGAACTTGGGAGGTCCGCCGCTTCGAGCGCTGGACGCCGCTCGCGGCGGACCTCGCGATGCTGCACGTCAACCGCTTCGAGGCCGAGGCCTACGCGGCATGGCGCGGGCGGGCGCTGCCGACCGCGGCGCAGTGGGTCCGCGCCGGGCAGTATCCGGGGTTTCGCTCGGGCGATGCCTGGGAGTGGCTGCGCGATCCGTTCACGCCGTATCCGGGCTTCGCACCCGACCCCTATCGCGACTACTCGCAGCCCTGGTTCGATACGCACTGGGAATTGCGCGGCGGCGGCCCGTTGACCGACGCCGCGCTCAAGCGACCCGGGTTTCGCAATTTCTATCTGCCGCACCGCCGCGATCCTTACGCCGGGTTTCGCACCGCGAGCGCCGAGTAGGCGACTAACCGCCGGTCATCGACATGAAGCGCACGAGCTTGTGCGGCGCCTCGCGGAATTCGTGGCGTTCGGGCTTGAGGTTGATTGCCTCGACGATCGCCGCGTCGAGCTCGGCGTCCGAACAGCCGTCGCGCAGAAGCGGGCGGAACTCGAATTTCTCGTCCTGCCCGAGGCACATGTATGCCGTGCCGTCGACCGCGATGCGGATGCGGTTGCAGCTTTCGCAGAAATGCTGCGAGATCGGCGTGATGAAGCCGACGTTGAAGCCGCCGTCGGCAGTGCCGAGATAACGCGCAGGCCCGCCGCCCGGCAGCGCGGTTTCGACGAGGCCGAAGCGTGCGCGCAGGCGTTCCTTTACCGGCTGCAGGTCCAGGTACTCGGTGTTGCGGCCGGTCGCACCCATCGGCATCGCCTCGATGAGGCGCAGGACGAAGCCGCGGTCCATGCAGAAGGCGACCATCTCGTCGATTTCGTCGTCGTTGCTGCCGCGCATCGCGACCATGTTGAGCTTGATCGGCGCAAAGCCCGCTTCCTGCGCCGCGGCAAGGCCCGTCATCACCTTTGCCAGCACGTCGCGGCCGTTGATCCGCTCGACCCGTGCCTGCTGCAGCGAATCGAGGCTGACGTTCAGACGCGTCACGCCCGCGGCCTTCAGCGCGGCGGCGTGCCTGTCGAGCTGGGTCGCGTTGGTGGAAAGCGAGAGGTCCTCGATCCCGGGCAGGGACGCGATGCGCCGCGCGAGTCCGCTGATGTCGCGGCGCAGCAGGGGCTCGCCGCCGGTCAGGCGCACGCGGCGCACGCCGAGCCGGGCAAATGCGCCGAGCAGACGCTCGATCTCGTCGAAGTCGAGCCAGTCGGCGGGCTCCTCGAAACCCTTGAAGCCCTCGGGCATGCAGTAGCTGCAGCGCAGGTCGCAGCGGTCGGTCACGGAAAGCCGCACATAATCGATGTGGCGGCCAAACTGGTCGACGAGGGCGGGCGCGTTCATAGCTGGTGATTGGCAACGACGGGTTATATATGAAAAAATATAACCCTCTTCCTTTCCGATGGCAACGGCATGAAAGTCTTCGGCATCGCCGGCTACAGCGGTAGCGGAAAAACCACGCTCGTCGAGCGCGTCCTGCCGGCCTTGTCCGCGCGCGGCCTGCGCGTCGGGGTGATCAAGCACACGCATCACGATTTCGACATCGACCAGCCGGGCAAGGACAGCTGGCGTGCCCGTGAAGCCGGGGCGGCGGCGGTGTTGCTCGCGTCGGATCACCGCACCGCGCTGCTGACGGAGCACCGCGACGCGCCGCCGGCGCTCGATGCGCTGCTCGCCCGACTGCGCCACTGCGATCTCGTGTTGGTCGAAGGCTACAAGCGCGAGCCGATTCCGAAGCTCGAAGTGCATCGCGCGCAGACCGGGCGTCCATGGCTATTTCCAGACGACGCGAATATTCTCGCAGTCGCGTCCGACGTCGACCCGCCGCGCGCTTTTCCCCGCATCGACATCGATTCGATTTCCCAACTCACCGACTTCATCCTGAACCATGCTCTCAGCCGACCAACTGCTTGATGCCTTGCTCGAACGCGCGCGCCCGCTCGCGGCGACCGCCGTGGTACCCGTCGCCAACGCACTCGGGCGCGTCCTCGCCGCGCCCTTGACCTCCGCGATCACCGTGCCGCCCGCGGACAACAGCGCCATGGACGGCTACGCGGTTCGCACCGCGGATGTCGCGGCGCCCGGCGCGACCCTGCCGGTGACGCAGCGCATCCTCGCCGGCGCGGTCGGCGAGGCGCTGCGCCCCGGGACCGCCGCCCGCATCTTCACCGGCGCACCGGTTCCCGCGGGTGCCGACGCCGTGCTGATGCAGGAAGACTGCAACGTTGCCGGGGACGAGGTCGTCGTCAACGCGATGCCGCGGCAGGGCGAGAACATCCGCCGCGCCGGCGAGGACATCGTGGCGGGGGCCGAGGTGCTTGCCGCCGGAACGCGCATCGGCGCGGCCGAAATGGGTCTGGCGGCGTCGGTCGGCGCCGCGGAGCTGGCCGTGTTTCGCCGGCTCAAGGTCGCGTGCTTCTTCACCGGCGACGAACTCGTCACGCCGGGCACGCCGCTGCGGCCGGGGCAGATCTACAACTCGAACCGCTATACGCTGACCGGGCTCGTGCAGGGGCTCGGCTGCGAACTCATCGACCTCGGCATCGTGCCTGATACCCTGGAAGCGACCGAGGCCGCGCTCGAAGGCGCGGCGAGCGTCGCCGACGTCGTCATCACGAGCGGCGGGGTGTCGGTCGGCGAGGCCGACTACGTCAAGGCGGCCGTCGACAGGCTCGGCCGCGTGGAAATGTGGAAAGTCGCGATGAAACCCGGCAAGCCGCTCGTCTACGGACG is from Thiobacillus denitrificans ATCC 25259 and encodes:
- the pheT gene encoding phenylalanine--tRNA ligase subunit beta, translating into MQFSEAWLRKLVNPALDTTELAHALTMAGLEVEALTAAAPPFNDVVVAEILSAQKHPDADRLRVCQVDIGEAAPATIVCGAPNAAAGLKVPCARPGAKLPGIEIKVAKVRGVESFGMLCSTKELGLEGAADGLMVLPDDAPVGEDLRGWLNLDDTLVTLKLTPNRADCLSLVGIAREVGAITGAEVRIPQASPVAPRIADTVEVTVAASDACSRYLGRVVRGIDAQATTPRWMAERLERGGIRPLLAPIDVTNYVLLELGQPMHAFALSRLSGGIEVRLARAGETLALLSGQTVELSPDMLVIADASGPVALAGIMGGQATSVERATVDVFLEAAFFAPAAIAGRARRLGLSTDSAHRFERGVDFGAIHAAMERATQLLLDICGGQPGPISEVTGSLPRREPIELRLSRLRRVAGVELGADQVIRDLAALGCVVEQADERLVVTPPSFRFDLAIEEDLIEEAVRLFGYDRIPARPPAAPSRMLAQDETRIADDALRQKMVDLDYQEVITYSFVDPAGEQALDPDVRLLTLANPIASQLSVMRTTLWGGLIETLRHNLNRQQERVRIFELGRVYASLAEQPRKLGGLAYGEALPEQWGVPGRRVDFFDVKGDLERLFGQPLDAGRGEHPALHPGQSAALWVDGHRGGWIGALHPRLVQAFDLAAAPVLFELDSEILARRALPRHAGLSRFPQVRRDLAFVLDAGLAAGDLLAALREAAPASIRAIEVFDDYRGKGVDQNQKSLAIRVVMQDTERTLTDRDVDEAVQKLVDAAARRCSATLRA
- a CDS encoding integration host factor subunit alpha, which gives rise to MTTLTKADLAELLFEKVGLNKREAKDVVESFFDEIRLALEKGDIVKLSGFGNFQCREKPQRPGRNPKTGEEMPISARRVVTFHASQKLKSQVEGARIGTPSQE
- a CDS encoding MerR family transcriptional regulator, whose protein sequence is MERPAKSELPPIPAKRYFTIGEVSELCAVKAHVLRYWEQEFSQLRPVKRRGNRRYYQHHEVLLIRRIRELLYEEGFTISGARQRLEHDADSAPSPAPAGATTGLDVGELRSELAAILKILG
- a CDS encoding superoxide dismutase, which translates into the protein MEHTLPALPFAMDALEPHMSKETFEYHYAKHHQAYVTNLNNLIKGGEFESKSLEDIVKTAPAGGIYNNAAQVWNHTFFWNCLTPNGGGAPSGALADAINKKWGSLDEFKKAFQTSAVGNFGSGWTWLVKKADGSVDIVNMGAAGTPLTTGDKALLCVDVWEHAYYIDYRNLRPKFVETFLNNMVNWKFAEANFA
- a CDS encoding transcriptional regulator domain-containing protein, with the protein product MTADAYAYCATLTRDQWAWEFLRRNPDYQRDYRAFIAIWRALEADYGAPPDRDFSKWKRDPRAYGPLPGEAEVATPKSELCTVDDERVLLECWMGAKWGFYKFPLDPACIAPAPDELSWRPPPQQEREIEAPYRLDVAFDLSLPLPPQLEAAKFRLVSRAADLRRQGYAAPKTVANQRAHWTTMLRLLDGAAAADADATGLLDEARTLAAGGYREIPRLTQDAHRPINDG
- a CDS encoding protein adenylyltransferase SelO translates to MATLESLTFDNGFARLPETYYARVCPTPVPDPYLVCYSPEALSLLDLDATELKRPETIETLAGNRLLPGMDAIAALYAGHQFGHYVPQLGDGRAILLGEVRNRAGEGWEIQLKGAGRTPYSRGGDGRAVLRSSIREFLCSEAMHALDIPTTRALAVVGSDHPVYREDEETAALVTRLAPSFVRFGSFEVFYYRNQVEPIRHLADYVIARYYPELKTLADPYPEFLRQVSLRTAELMAQWQAVGFSHGVMNTDNMSILGLTLDYGPFGFLDAFDPGFVCNHSDTGGRYAFDQQPDVAAWNLTKLAQALVPLMSVETASQAISEYPQAFGRAYLARMAAKFGLAPGDDTVPLITDALQLLAGNRVDYTIFLRKLCAFDSQADAGNAPLRDLFLDRAAFDAWAVRYGAALRQHGQPDAERAATMRTRNPKYILRNYLAENAIRRAADLRDYSEVERLHRLLARPFDEQPAFEAYAAEPPDWAKRIEVSCSS
- the egtD gene encoding L-histidine N(alpha)-methyltransferase; its protein translation is MAFAFQDYPAAHDDVRGEVLAGLAAHPKAIPPKYFYDAAGCRLFDAICAQPEYTLCRTEQSLMAAHLPEIADAVGEVDCIIEPGAGDCVKVRQLLGALHPKSLVVIDIAGAPLAAAAEAVARDHPGLAVSALSMDFLRDLEAAARWLPSGRRLVYYPGSSIGNFEPEAVKALLARFRDLAGRQGRLLIGFDLKKDPLRLHAAYNDAAGMTAAFNLNLLTRLNRELDADFDLARFRHYAFYQPVRGRVEMHLVSLAEQTVRVAGESFRFALGETLHTEHSYKYRGDEFAALAESAGWQCARHWEHEGFAVQLYGACETG
- the selD gene encoding selenide, water dikinase SelD, whose translation is MNDTTALPIRLTQFSHGGGCGCKIAPAVLRDILADTPFSSHVAAAYPDLLVGIEHGDDAAVYKLNDEQAIVATTDFFMPIVDDPFEFGRIAATNALSDVYAMGGRPLFALAIVGMPIGRLPNEVIRQILAGGEAVCKAAGVPIAGGHSIDAPEPIYGLVGIGVVNPRRVKQNAGGRAGDSLVLGKPLGVGVYSAALKKGLLSDAQYAAMIAATTQLNTPGGELADAAGVHAMTDITGFGLLGHLLEITRASGLSAEVELGRLPLLPGVGELAQGGHVTGASARNWASYGGEVVLPDAMPEWQRALLTDPQTSGGLLVSCDPAARDTVLDIFHRHGFADAAEIGRLGAGSRVTVRP
- the senA gene encoding selenoneine synthase SenA, whose protein sequence is MNATRPISGYRADQLVARLAEARGRLQSLIDRLPENNGWLGPKAPHLNPPLWEYGHIVWFQERWCLREGADGGRAESLLPGADALYDSSSVAHDTRWDLALPAPEAVDAYAARVADAVAARLHTALDDRLAYFAELSLYHELMHVEAWWMAFQNLGYAPPASLERVARTPSRRLAFAGGEIDLGSSADAGFIFDNEKWRHPAAYAAFDIDASPVGEAEFAEFVDTGGYQQRALWTDEGWQWRAANGAQHPMYWRPADGTWEVRRFERWTPLAADLAMLHVNRFEAEAYAAWRGRALPTAAQWVRAGQYPGFRSGDAWEWLRDPFTPYPGFAPDPYRDYSQPWFDTHWELRGGGPLTDAALKRPGFRNFYLPHRRDPYAGFRTASAE